A genomic window from Lotus japonicus ecotype B-129 chromosome 1, LjGifu_v1.2 includes:
- the LOC130732505 gene encoding putative zinc finger A20 and AN1 domain-containing stress-associated protein 8, which produces MSPPSLCAPALCVNGCGFYASINNFCSKCFKDHVKEHSDHKSENEGAGNENKNLKAYIAELCDGVAAISVTDSTSMKKKRNRCEICNKKVGLTGFECRCGNLFCGTHRYPEEHSCNVDFKKIGRQVLAKQNPKCVGDKLEYRV; this is translated from the coding sequence ATGTCTCCTCCATCACTTTGTGCTCCAGCACTCTGTGTCAATGGTTGTGGCTTCTATGCTTCAATCAATAACTTTTGTTCCAAATGTTTCAAAGATCATGTCAAAGAACACTCTGATCATAAATCAGAGAATGAAGGGGCTGGGAATGAAAACAAGAACTTGAAAGCTTATATTGCTGAATTATGTGATGGTGTTGCTGCAATTAGTGTCACTGACTCTACaagcatgaagaagaagagaaatagGTGCGAGATTTGCAACAAGAAAGTTGGACTAACAGGGTTTGAGTGCCGATGTGGGAATCTATTTTGTGGAACGCATAGGTACCCAGAAGAGCACTCTTGTAATGTGGATTTCAAGAAGATTGGTCGTCAAGTTTTGGCCAAACAAAATCCTAAATGTGTTGGTGACAAGCTAGAATACAGGGTCTAG
- the LOC130729665 gene encoding COP9 signalosome complex subunit 3, which produces MDPLEALAAQIQGLSSTSGDIARLHIILKQADDSLRSESTRLSPLFSQLHPSHHTLGFLYVLEAFTSNSISKEQAETVIPVITGFVAACSVEQIRLAPEKFILVCKRLKDLVMLLEAPIRGVGPLLTAVRKLQLSPAHLTPLHSEFLQLCLLAKCYKTGFSILEDGVSEIEQPRDVFLYCYYGGMICVGLKRFRKALDLLHNVVTAPMTCMNAIAVEAYKKYILVSLIHHGQSQLASSLPKYTSSVAQRNLKHFCQPYIELATTYGTAKIAELEAYVNTNTETFVNDNNLGLVNQVVSSMYKRNIQRLTQTYLTLSLQDIASTVQLNTSKEAEMHVLQMIQDGEIHATINQRDGMVRFLEDPEQYKTCEMIEHIDSSIQRIMELSRKLSTMDEQISCDQLYLSKAGRERPRYDSDDFDVPAKFNI; this is translated from the exons ATGGACCCACTGGAAGCGCTCGCCGCCCAAATCCAAGGGCTCTCGAGCACCTCCGGCGACATCGCTCGCCTCCACATCATCCTCAAGCAGGCCGATGACTCGCTCCGCTCCGAGTCAACTCGGTTGTCTCCCCTCTTCTCCCAACTCCACCCTTCCCACCATACCCTTGGGTTTCTCTATGTCCT AGAAGCATTCACCTCAAATTCAATTTCAAAGGAGCAAGCTGAGACTGTGATTCCAGTTATTACCGGGTTCGTTGCTGCTTGCAGCGTTGAGCAAATTCGATTGGCACCAGAAAAAT TTATATTGGTTTGTAAGAGGCTGAAGGATCTGGTGATGCTGCTTGAAGCTCCCATTAGAGGGGTTGGTCCTTTGCTCACTGCTGTTAGGAAGCTTCAGCTCTCACCTGCACACTTGACTCCTTTGCATTCTGAGTTTCTTCAGCTTTGCTTGTTGGCAAAGTGCTATAAAACTGGCTTCTCCATATTGGAGGATGGTGTTTCTGAGATTGAACAACCAAGAGATGTTTTTCTCTACTGTTATTATGG GGGTATGATATGCGTTGGACTGAAGCGCTTTCGCAAGGCATTGGACCTTCTACATAAT GTTGTAACTGCTCCAATGACTTGTATGAATGCTATAGCTGTTGAAGCTTACAAAAAGTATATATTGGTTTCTCTTATTCATCATGGACAG TCACAGTTAGCTTCAAGTCTTCCGAAGTATACCTCTTCAGTTGCTCAAAGGAACCTAAAGCACTTTTGTCAG CCGTACATTGAATTGGCAACTACTTATGGCACAGCAAAGATTGCAGAACTAGAAGCTTATGTCAACACAAACACAGAGACGTTTGTAAAT GACAACAATCTTGGACTGGTTAACCAGGTTGTATCATCCATGTATAAACGGAATATTCAAAGATTGACCCAAACATACTTGACCCTTTCTCTCCAAGATATAGCCAGCACAGTGCAGTTAAATACCTCCAAGGAAGCAGAAATGCATGTGCTACAAATG ATTCAGGATGGTGAGATACATGCGACAATCAACCAGAGGGATGGAATGGTGAGATTCTTAGAGGATCCTGAACAGTATAAAACGTGTGAGATGATTGAGCATATTGATTCATCAATCCAGAG GATTATGGAACTATCGAGGAAACTAAGTACAATGGATGAACAAATTTCATGTGATCAGCTGTACCTGTCTAAG GCTGGGAGAGAGCGGCCGAGATATGATTCTGATGATTTTGATGTTCCAGCAAAATTCAACATTTAA
- the LOC130729667 gene encoding mitochondrial pyruvate carrier 1-like has product MNALRSFWNSPIGPKTTHFWGPTFNWSLPLAAAMDTKKPPETISVNLTAVMCVYSALFMRFAWVVKPRNLHLLVCHVSNETVQLYQLSRWFRAPRLLEQKKEEADAN; this is encoded by the exons ATGAACGCCCTCCGCTCGTTTTGGAACAGTCCCATTGGTCCAAAAACCACTCACTTTTGGGGTCCTACCTTCAACTGGAGCCTTCCTCTTGCG GCAGCAATGGACACAAAGAAACCACCAGAAACCATATCTGTCAATTTGACCGCAG TTATGTGTGTGTATTCAGCATTGTTCATGAGGTTTGCTTGGGTAGTGAAACCACGTAATCTACATCTTCTTGTATGCCATGTCTCCAATGAAACTGTGCAATTGTATCAGCTCTCAAGGTGGTTCAGAGCTCCAAG GTTGCTTGagcagaagaaagaagaagcagatGCAAATTGA